The following proteins are co-located in the Paenibacillus sp. FSL H8-0079 genome:
- a CDS encoding ABC transporter ATP-binding protein codes for MENVQSPVLQISGLSGGYSAKRPVLHGIDLEVGRGEMVGLIGLNGAGKSTTMKHILGLMTPQQGEVRVMGKKRDEDAQIYQSAMAFVPESPELYDEMTVMEHLEFTARAYNVSEADFKQRTEKLLALFRMNEKSTSLSTHLSKGMRQKVMIMCAFVAGPPLYIIDEPFLGLDPLGIRSLLDFMLEMKASGSSILLSSHILSTIENYCDRFIVLHRGQVIAQGTLNELRLQFGESDATLEHMFYSLVQGRD; via the coding sequence ATGGAAAACGTTCAATCGCCTGTTCTGCAAATCAGTGGGCTAAGCGGAGGTTATAGTGCCAAACGGCCGGTCCTTCACGGCATCGATCTGGAAGTCGGACGTGGAGAGATGGTTGGACTAATCGGATTAAATGGTGCTGGCAAAAGCACAACCATGAAACATATCCTCGGCTTGATGACCCCTCAACAGGGTGAAGTGAGAGTGATGGGCAAGAAGCGGGACGAGGATGCGCAGATCTACCAATCAGCCATGGCATTCGTACCGGAATCACCCGAACTGTATGATGAGATGACGGTGATGGAGCATCTGGAGTTTACGGCAAGAGCGTACAATGTGTCGGAGGCTGACTTCAAACAACGTACGGAGAAATTGCTGGCATTGTTCCGCATGAATGAGAAAAGTACAAGTCTGTCGACTCACCTGTCCAAGGGGATGCGGCAAAAGGTCATGATCATGTGTGCTTTTGTGGCCGGACCACCACTGTACATCATTGATGAGCCTTTCCTGGGACTGGACCCGCTAGGTATTCGCTCTTTGCTTGATTTTATGCTGGAGATGAAAGCTTCGGGATCATCCATCTTGCTCAGTTCACACATTCTGTCCACGATTGAAAATTACTGTGATCGTTTTATCGTTCTGCACCGTGGACAGGTCATTGCTCAAGGGACGCTGAATGAATTGCGCCTTCAATTCGGGGAATCGGATGCCACGCTGGAGCACAT
- a CDS encoding DEAD/DEAH box helicase, whose amino-acid sequence MTNQTFASIGVEQDLEAVLAKHGINEPSPVQAQTIPVILEGRDVVSKSQTGTGKTLAYLLPLLQSIKMDIKGTQKLIIAPTQELAMQIVREAQRYAEERKIGVLGLIGGAAAKRQIEKLREHPQLVVGTPGRLKELITLKKLKMHNVSTIVIDEADQVFQLGGVSDVNFVLKSALRDRQLIFLSATIDEHTAGLAKREMKEPVHIGIEPDRATAAGLEHFYFVEENRNKIDMLRRLVRQYNPDRAIVFVNATEDIGEVEAKMNHLGLSAAALYGDADKVTRSNVLSAFRNGKLQLLIASEVAARGLDIEGLPMVINYDPAFDSEHYVHRAGRTGRMGRSGIVLSIVDETQIFIMRKFARELGIELPERVLFGGKVLEADPRPDTRPEGHSFSRKPGQSRDRKPGQGSRNGGTRATISNSRPVGSKPAGNTGRTERDQDRKNKGAPKWSKDKTPRSEE is encoded by the coding sequence ATGACGAATCAAACATTTGCTTCAATTGGCGTGGAACAGGATCTGGAGGCCGTTTTGGCGAAACATGGCATTAACGAACCTTCACCTGTACAGGCTCAGACGATCCCGGTTATTTTGGAAGGCCGAGATGTCGTATCCAAATCCCAGACGGGAACTGGAAAAACGTTGGCGTATTTGTTGCCCCTGTTACAATCCATCAAAATGGATATCAAAGGTACGCAGAAACTTATTATTGCACCTACGCAAGAGCTGGCAATGCAAATTGTACGTGAAGCGCAGCGTTATGCGGAAGAACGCAAGATCGGCGTATTGGGTCTGATTGGTGGCGCAGCAGCTAAACGTCAGATCGAGAAGCTGCGTGAGCATCCGCAATTGGTTGTAGGTACACCGGGACGGCTTAAAGAATTGATTACACTCAAAAAACTGAAAATGCACAACGTTTCCACCATTGTCATTGATGAAGCGGATCAGGTATTCCAGCTTGGCGGCGTAAGTGACGTGAACTTTGTACTCAAGAGCGCATTGCGGGACCGTCAGTTGATTTTCCTATCAGCAACCATTGATGAGCATACGGCTGGGCTCGCGAAGCGTGAGATGAAAGAGCCTGTTCATATCGGAATTGAACCGGACCGCGCTACGGCTGCGGGCCTTGAGCATTTTTATTTTGTAGAAGAAAACCGCAACAAAATTGACATGCTGCGTCGTCTGGTTAGACAGTACAATCCGGATCGGGCGATCGTATTTGTGAATGCAACTGAAGATATTGGTGAAGTGGAAGCGAAAATGAATCATCTGGGCTTGTCCGCTGCTGCGCTGTATGGGGATGCTGACAAAGTGACCCGCAGTAACGTATTGTCTGCCTTCCGTAATGGTAAACTGCAACTGTTGATCGCCAGCGAAGTCGCTGCCAGAGGACTGGATATCGAAGGATTGCCAATGGTCATTAACTATGACCCTGCATTTGACTCGGAGCACTATGTTCACCGTGCAGGTCGTACAGGCCGGATGGGACGTTCAGGTATTGTTCTGTCCATTGTGGACGAAACACAGATCTTTATTATGCGTAAATTCGCACGCGAACTCGGGATTGAACTGCCAGAACGTGTACTCTTTGGCGGTAAAGTACTGGAGGCTGATCCACGTCCGGATACACGTCCTGAGGGACATTCGTTCTCCAGAAAACCAGGACAATCCAGAGATCGCAAACCAGGTCAGGGCAGCCGCAATGGCGGTACCCGAGCTACAATCTCCAATTCGCGTCCAGTAGGTAGCAAACCAGCTGGCAATACTGGCCGCACGGAGCGCGATCAGGATCGTAAAAACAAGGGAGCACCCAAGTGGAGTAAAGACAAAACGCCACGCTCCGAAGAATAG
- a CDS encoding SDR family oxidoreductase codes for MLKDQVVFITGASSGIGALCAQMLIEEGAIPILAARSRDKLEEIGASLKGQHELLTLDVTDSEQVQAAVDAILHKYGRIDILLNNAGYGKFAAMTDMSVQEFDEMMDVNYMGIVRCTKAVLPQMLERGRGQIVNVASMAGKIGTAKSASYTATKHAVLGFSNALRQELRKTGVLVTTINPGPIDTPFFHRADPSGNYVNNVRWMMLKPEDVAGHMIRAMKKRKEEVNLPRLASAGIWLYQLFPRLADRLSHGVMNQK; via the coding sequence ATGCTGAAAGATCAGGTAGTGTTTATCACAGGTGCATCGAGTGGTATCGGTGCGCTTTGTGCACAGATGCTGATAGAAGAAGGAGCCATCCCGATTCTGGCTGCCCGTTCGCGGGATAAGCTGGAAGAGATTGGTGCCTCGCTGAAAGGGCAGCATGAATTGCTTACGCTTGATGTTACGGACAGTGAGCAGGTTCAGGCAGCTGTGGATGCGATATTGCATAAATACGGACGAATTGACATTTTGCTGAATAACGCAGGTTATGGTAAATTCGCAGCCATGACGGACATGTCTGTACAGGAATTCGATGAGATGATGGACGTTAATTACATGGGCATTGTCCGCTGCACCAAAGCAGTACTTCCACAGATGCTGGAACGGGGTAGAGGACAGATTGTGAATGTGGCTTCCATGGCTGGCAAAATCGGTACGGCCAAATCCGCTTCCTATACAGCTACGAAACACGCTGTACTCGGATTTAGTAACGCGCTGCGTCAGGAGCTTCGCAAGACAGGAGTCCTGGTGACAACCATTAACCCGGGTCCGATTGATACACCATTTTTCCATCGGGCTGACCCATCTGGCAATTATGTGAATAATGTACGCTGGATGATGTTGAAACCGGAAGACGTTGCGGGTCATATGATTCGGGCGATGAAGAAGCGCAAGGAAGAAGTGAATCTGCCAAGACTTGCTTCTGCTGGCATATGGCTGTACCAGCTATTTCCACGTCTTGCAGACCGATTGTCACACGGTGTAATGAATCAGAAGTAA
- a CDS encoding chemotaxis protein CheX, with translation MKAEVINPFLESARNVFEQLIQVSPSTGSLGVKNVEYIADHVWIVIGMTGQLSGNIVFGINEQVALKIVSAMMGGFVITEMDEMSKSAISELGNMISGNASTILSNQGVVVDITPPQVMKSEHLTTFSATKALSIPLLMDGIGEMDIQVMIS, from the coding sequence GTGAAAGCGGAAGTGATTAATCCTTTCCTGGAATCGGCACGGAACGTATTCGAACAGCTCATCCAGGTTTCGCCTTCCACCGGGAGTCTTGGCGTGAAGAATGTAGAGTACATTGCAGACCATGTCTGGATCGTGATCGGAATGACCGGACAACTTAGCGGAAACATTGTATTTGGAATCAACGAACAAGTTGCACTGAAAATTGTATCTGCGATGATGGGCGGATTCGTTATCACAGAAATGGATGAAATGAGCAAAAGTGCTATTTCGGAACTCGGTAATATGATCAGTGGTAATGCCAGTACGATTCTGTCGAACCAAGGTGTTGTGGTCGATATTACACCTCCACAAGTGATGAAATCCGAACATCTGACTACATTTAGTGCAACGAAAGCACTGAGCATTCCTTTGCTGATGGACGGCATTGGTGAGATGGATATTCAGGTCATGATCTCGTAG
- a CDS encoding LysR family transcriptional regulator — translation MNISQLETLITISKTMSFRKAGELLNLTQPAVSAQIKSLEDEFSTVLVDRNQPVTLTDRGQVFLEHAERMLDIVDELKQKLSDLDETPQGRIVLGTTTSIAIQILPRVLSYFQDQFPLIKTSIQSLPSSQIYTQVENGMVDIGIGYLTERNPNLNTSVLYYDTFELVVSPSHPLAKKKHAAVDVLRSTPLILLSPDTVGRRFTETIFKKHNIEPNIVMELSSSEEVKRMVEIDLGAAVISKQSVAHELRQGTLRMIPLSELEVSHPVGVIYKSSRYLNSAMQQFISDLKGMPETQFISSE, via the coding sequence ATGAACATAAGCCAACTGGAGACACTAATTACCATTTCCAAAACGATGAGCTTCCGCAAAGCGGGAGAACTTCTGAACCTGACCCAGCCTGCCGTCTCGGCCCAGATCAAAAGCCTGGAGGATGAATTCAGCACCGTTCTTGTGGATCGCAACCAACCCGTTACCCTGACAGACCGGGGACAGGTATTTCTGGAGCATGCTGAACGGATGCTCGACATCGTCGATGAGTTGAAACAAAAATTGTCCGATCTCGATGAAACGCCTCAGGGTCGTATCGTGCTGGGTACAACGACTTCCATTGCTATTCAGATCTTGCCAAGGGTGTTATCCTATTTCCAAGATCAATTCCCGCTGATCAAAACCAGTATCCAATCCCTGCCTTCATCACAGATCTATACTCAAGTCGAAAATGGTATGGTTGATATTGGTATCGGTTATCTCACGGAGCGCAATCCCAACCTGAATACATCTGTGCTGTACTATGACACATTCGAACTCGTGGTATCTCCTTCCCATCCGCTGGCGAAGAAAAAACATGCTGCAGTGGATGTGCTCCGAAGTACACCACTGATTCTGCTGTCCCCTGATACCGTAGGACGCCGGTTTACGGAAACCATCTTCAAGAAACATAATATTGAACCTAATATTGTGATGGAGTTGTCTAGCAGTGAGGAAGTGAAACGGATGGTCGAGATTGATCTCGGAGCGGCTGTCATATCCAAACAATCGGTTGCGCATGAGTTGCGCCAAGGTACTCTGAGAATGATACCCTTAAGTGAGCTAGAGGTCAGTCACCCTGTTGGTGTTATCTATAAGTCCAGTCGTTACCTCAACTCAGCAATGCAGCAATTCATAAGTGACCTCAAAGGCATGCCGGAAACCCAATTCATCAGTTCAGAATGA
- a CDS encoding histidinol-phosphatase, with product MKFDLHTHHFRCGHADGNIRDYIEAGIEAGLQAIGISDHTPYFGSELEQAFPRIAMGKSELQHYVEEVLALKEEYAGKIDVLLGIESDYFPTHAELYRTTLGQYPFDYIIGSVHHTEDVSIFNKTRWNGLSNARKIEVKESYYSLIRQSARSGMFQILGHIDAMKGNYPPFSEIIADQAIDETLQVIAESNVAIEINTSGKTKLSGGWYPSDAILERAHHYGVKVTFGSDAHKPQRVADELDDVRTRLKEIGFTDWVYFKQKQMQVVTL from the coding sequence ATGAAATTCGATCTTCATACACATCATTTTCGTTGTGGTCATGCAGACGGCAACATCCGCGATTATATAGAGGCAGGTATTGAGGCAGGACTTCAGGCCATCGGTATCTCGGATCATACGCCATACTTTGGCAGTGAGCTTGAGCAGGCATTTCCCCGGATTGCAATGGGCAAATCGGAATTACAGCATTATGTGGAAGAAGTCCTTGCTCTGAAAGAAGAGTACGCTGGTAAAATCGATGTGCTGCTCGGCATTGAATCCGACTACTTCCCTACTCATGCGGAATTGTACCGTACCACGCTGGGACAGTATCCTTTTGACTATATTATTGGTTCAGTTCACCATACCGAGGATGTGAGTATCTTCAATAAAACCCGGTGGAATGGACTGAGCAATGCTCGCAAAATTGAAGTGAAAGAAAGCTATTATTCATTGATCCGGCAATCGGCTCGCAGCGGTATGTTCCAGATCCTTGGACATATTGATGCGATGAAAGGAAATTATCCACCCTTCTCCGAAATTATCGCTGATCAGGCCATTGATGAAACGTTGCAGGTCATTGCAGAATCCAACGTAGCCATCGAAATTAACACTTCAGGCAAAACCAAACTCAGCGGTGGCTGGTACCCGTCAGATGCCATTCTGGAACGAGCCCATCACTACGGGGTGAAAGTGACATTCGGATCAGATGCTCATAAACCGCAGCGGGTTGCAGACGAGCTGGATGATGTTCGTACACGTCTCAAGGAGATCGGATTCACCGACTGGGTGTACTTCAAGCAGAAACAGATGCAGGTTGTAACACTGTAA